The genome window GCAGAAGGAGAAAGTGGAGGTTGGTGATGTCATCTACATTGAAGCAAACAGTGGAGCAGTAAAGGTAAGGACAGGACACAACCTGATGCTGTGTCTACTGAACACTCACTGGTTTAAGGCATTGAGGTACCATATAGGCCGTGCAGGTGGATTGAACATCTAGCAGAAGAAACTTTAATCTCTCATAAATACATCTTACATACACAAGCAGTCACTTTGGTCCaaagtcacatacagtactgtttaaACATCTTGAGCCActaatttctttataatttgcctccaaagatttttattgtacattttcaATGAGAAAAGTTTGCTATGCTTCCTAAAGGattttttgacttttattttcagtccagtccctgtacttgACCAGGAATGCTTTTGTTTGCTAAGTCATACACTGaactatgaatcatttaaacaaaaataatttctattttaaagcataaaccagtgagaaactgaTGTGGAAGATGACAGATAATAAGGCCATTGAttggtatactggtgatgccAAATGATCTCATGTTTAAAGCTGTAATTAGTCATTTTGTAGTCACCATGGACTGTTTTTGATCAACAGAGACAAGGACGCTGTGACACATTTGCAACAGAGTTTGATTTAGAGGCTGAAGAATACGTTCCATTACCCAAAGGAGATGTACACAAGAAGAAGGAGATTATACAAGATGTCACATTACACGACCTGGATGTAGCCAATGCACGTCCTCAGGTATACACACAGTAATACTAATATAAGGTCAATGTAAATGATTTTTGGTATATAACGAAGGGGACGCTATTAATAAAAACGTTAAAGgaactttaaaaagttaaatgtggTGGGGAATGTATTTTCAAACTgaataagaatataatatagATTTAATCTGATTCCATTCTGtttcaaaaaaagattatatattaataaataagtattgtatatacataataaaataagtattttttcttagtttttgtaatgttaaaattgtattttgatATAGTTGATAGCAGTGATGAATGAAAGTAGAATCATTTGAGAcctgtcttatttttatttcttttgtttttaataccCCATACCCAAAAATGTTGCCTACTTTCCCAATATTAGCTACCTGTTTTTGGcaattttttattacatgattttttacaatatattttgtCCGGAATGTAGCTTCTATGATGCACAGTGTCAGTGTTTacacaacattttgatttttttgcattaggGAGGTCAGGACATTCTTTCTATGATGGGTCAACTAATGAAACCCAGAAAGACTGAGATCACCGGTaacataaccacacacacacacacacacacacacacacacacacacacacacacacacacacacttaataccCAGATTTGTTTCATGTCTGAATGCATGCATGCTCACATTTTGAGCGCCTTATAGATAAGCTACGAGGGGAGATTAACAAGGTGGTGAACAGGTACATCGATCAAGGTGTGGCAGAACTCGTACCTGGTGTCCTGTTCATTGATGAGGTTCACATGCTGGATATTGAATGTTTTACTTACCTGCACCGAGCTCTGGAGAGCTCAATCTCCCCAATAGTAGTGTTCGCATCCAACCGAGGAAACTGTCTCATCAGGTAGGACGCCTAAAGAAGTAGTATTTTAAAGCGACTCAGTAGTAAGCAGTACTTTTTGTTTACCAATTAATTCGTTTTTCAGAGGGACAGAGAACATTAACTCTCCTCACGGGATACCTCATGATCTGTTGGATCGAATTATGATTATAAGAACCATGTTGTATACTCCTCAAGAAATGAAACaggtaaatgtgtaaaaaacaatatagaCAACCACAAGATGGAGTAATGTGCTTTTGTAAATTTTAGCTGGTTTGTTTGCAGATTGTTAAGATTCGAGCTCAGACCGAGAGCATAAACATCAGCGAGGAGGCTTTAACTCATCTGGCAGAGATCGGGACTAAGACCACCCTCAGGTAACAATTGCACAGTGTTTTCCACACACAGAGTAAACTTGTATACAAGTATATAAAAGGCCGCCCAAGAATATTTACCCACCCTTTCTAAAAGATTGGTCCAGTGGAATGATGCCATCCATGATCGATTTACTAGTAGTGGACCCTAGTAGAGTAGAGTAGAGTTTCCTCTCGTGCTACTGCTCCTGTACCTATTTATTCTGCTACCGGGAGAGCGACGTACTGAGAGGCAGTAAATGCAGCAGATGTCAGCTGCCGTGAAAATAATTGAAAGGGCATAccgaataaatacaaatattatgttaaaaatcacatgtactgtatttgttgtTTATAGTAGACCACTTTTGGCCATGGTTGTAAGTCTACGTTTAAATCATCATAAAGTAGGGTCTTAAAAGTCACCATTGAGACATGAGTGCTAGGCCCATAGTCTTTGAAATACCATGTGAAACTTGGTGTGGaatcacaaaataataatgttgaTGCCAGCCTTTTAAAAACTTGAAGCTAATAGGAAAATGAAAACTGGTGTGTAGCAATTGAATGGACCCAGGGGAGAGTGAAAACCAGGAGTGGAATGTGGAAGGGTTGACATAAACCCTGCTTGAGTCTTAACGGCATTTCTGGGGTGGGGTGTGGTAGACTATTTATAAAGTATGTTCACATTGTAGATTTATTTGttcaaataacatttataacagTTTATACAAAGCTTAAAGCTTTGAATTAtgtatctgtttgtgtgtgtaggtatgCTATTCAGCTCTTAACTCCTGCCAAACTGCTAGCACAAGTTCAGGGAAAAGCAGTTATTGAAAGAGAACATGTGGAAGAAACTAACGAGCTCTTCTATGATGCCAAGGCTTCGGCAAAGATCCTTCAGGACCAGCACACCAAGTTCATGAAGTAACTTAATCCCGCTCAGCTCTCAATGGTTTTCTGTTTCACTTCTCACAGTTCAGCTCAGCTCTTAAACTGTTCTGGGAGAATGATGTGCAGCATGGCAAAACCTTTAGTAAATTaattttactgaaataaataaatatatgttttttactgttaataaagaaagaaaattgttCTCATAGTGAGTTTTTCCTggatttttcctgatttttttttctttttgtagatttatttttaagaac of Clarias gariepinus isolate MV-2021 ecotype Netherlands chromosome 6, CGAR_prim_01v2, whole genome shotgun sequence contains these proteins:
- the LOC128526494 gene encoding ruvB-like 1, translated to MNIEEVKSTTKTQRIAAHSHVKGLGLDEAGYAKQTASGLVGQEAAREACGIIVDMIRLKKMAGRAILLAGPPGTGKTALAMAMAQELGNKVPFCPMVGSEVYSSEIKKTEVLMENFRRAIGLRIKETKEVYEGEVTELTPSETENPMGGYGKTISHVIIGLKTAKGTKQLKLDPSIYESLQKEKVEVGDVIYIEANSGAVKRQGRCDTFATEFDLEAEEYVPLPKGDVHKKKEIIQDVTLHDLDVANARPQGGQDILSMMGQLMKPRKTEITDKLRGEINKVVNRYIDQGVAELVPGVLFIDEVHMLDIECFTYLHRALESSISPIVVFASNRGNCLIRGTENINSPHGIPHDLLDRIMIIRTMLYTPQEMKQIVKIRAQTESINISEEALTHLAEIGTKTTLRYAIQLLTPAKLLAQVQGKAVIEREHVEETNELFYDAKASAKILQDQHTKFMK